One region of Esox lucius isolate fEsoLuc1 chromosome 17, fEsoLuc1.pri, whole genome shotgun sequence genomic DNA includes:
- the thoc7 gene encoding THO complex subunit 7 homolog: MGAVTDDEVIRKRLLIDGDGAGDDRRINVLLKSFTKWCNSTSSPEEGFTQYQRMLGTLAQCEFSMGKTLLVYDMNLREMENYEKIYTDIEQNITSAHDKISECKKEIQRAKRIRKNRQEYDALAKVIQQHPDRHETLKQLEALDKELQQLSHIKENVEDKLELRKKQFHVLLTTIQELQQTLENDEKSENDDTQESSMENGE; the protein is encoded by the exons ACGAAGTTATTCGGAAACGTCTTCTTATTGACGGAGACGGAGCTGGAGACGACCGGCGTATCAATGTTCTTTTGAAAAGCTTTACGAAATGGTGTAATTCGACTAGTTCGCCGGAAGAAGG atTCACACAATACCAGAGGATGTTAGGTACATTGGCACAATGTGAATTCTCAATGGGAAAGACCTTGCTGGTGTATGACATGAACCTCCGGGAAATGGAAAACTATGAGAAAATTTACACAGACATAG agCAAAACATCACATCAGCGCATGATAAAATATCAGAATGTAAAAAGGAGATCCAGAGGGCAAAAAGAATTAGAAAGAATCGTCAAG AGTATGATGCACTGGCAAAGGTCATTCAGCAACATCCAGATCGCCATGAAACCCTGAA GCAGTTGGAGGCACTTGACAAAGAACTCCAGCAACTGTCCCACATAAAAGAGAATGTGGAAGATAAG CTGGAGTTGCGGAAAAAACAGTTCCACGTGCTCCTCACTACCATCCAGGAACTCCAGCAGACACTGGAGA atgacGAGAAGTCAGAGAATGATGACACTCAAGAAAGCTCCATGGAAAATGGGGAATGA
- the LOC105017242 gene encoding interferon-induced GTP-binding protein Mx3 — MNTLNQQYEDKVRPCIDLIDSLRSLGVEKDLALPAIAVIGDQSSGKSSVLEALSGVALPRGSGIVTRCPLELKMKRKREGEEWHGRIIYKDHEEEIEDPSDVEKKIRQAQDEMAGVGVGICDDLISLEIGSPDVPDLTLIDLPGIARVAVKGQPENIGEQIKRLIRKFITKQETINLVVVPCNVDIATTEALKMAQEVDPEGERTLGILTKPDLVDKGTEETVVNIVHNEIIQLTKGYMIVKCRGQKEIMEQVTLAEATKREKDFFKEHDHLCTLYDEGFATIPKLAEKLTLELVLHIEKSLPHLEEQVEAKLTEINAELERYGTGPPEDSVERLYFLIDKVTAFTQDAIKLSCGEELKSAVRLNIFSTLRTEFRNWKFHLDHSGENFNRRIEREVADYEKNYRGRELPGFVNYRTFELMVKDQIKKLEEPAIKKLKEISDAVRKVFLLLAQSSFVGYPNLLKLAKTKIEAIKRVNESTAESMLRTQFKMELIVYTQDSTYSQSLDDIKEEKEDTNHVFKSYLRSRDNHATLQEMMMHLKSYYCIASQRLADQIPLVILYLLLQEFAAQLQREMLQMMHEKENTEQLLKEDFDIGSKRAGLQSKLKRLLKARNYLVEF, encoded by the exons ATGAACACGCTTAACCAACAGTATGAAGATAAGGTGCGCCCCTGCATCGACCTTATCGACTCACTCCGCTCTCTAGGAGTGGAAAAGGACCTTGCGTTACCAGCTATCGCAGTGATAGGGGACCAGAGCTCCGGGAAGAGCTCCGTGCTAGAGGCGCTGTCCGGTGTGGCATTGCCAAGGGGAAGCG GAATTGTAACAAGATGCCCTCTCgaactgaagatgaagaggaagcgAGAAGGAGAGGAATGGCATGGAAGAATTATTTACAAAGACCATGAGGAGGAGATTGAGGACCCCTCTgatgtggagaaaaaaattcGCCAAG CTCAAGATGAAATGGCAGGTGTGGGGGTTGGGATCTGTGACGACCTCATCAGCCTGGAGATTGGCTCCCCTGATGTCCCAGACCTCACACTCATTGACCTCCCAGGCATCGCTCGGGTAGCTGTGAAGGGTCAACCTGAAAACATTGGGGaacag ATTAAAAGACTGATACGGAAATTCAtcacaaaacaagaaaccattAACTTGGTAGTTGTGCCATGCAACGTTGACATAGCTACCACAGAGGCTTTGAAAATGGCCCAGGAGGTAGACCCAGAAGGGGAGAGGACATTAG GCATCCTGACCAAGCCTGACCTGGTAGACAAAGGCACTGAGGAGACGGTGGTGAACATAGTTCATAATGAGATCATCCAGTTGACTAAGGGCTACATGATAGTCAAGTGCAGGGGCCAGAAGGAAATCATGGAGCAAGTTACACTGGCCGAGGCCACGAAGAGGGAGAAGGACTTCTTCAAAGAGCATGATCATCTCTG CACCCTTTATGATGAGGGCTTTGCCACAATCCCTAAACTGGCAGAAAAATTAACTCTTGAACTGGTACTTCATATTGAG AAATCCCTGCCTCATCTAGAAGAGCAGGTTGAGGCAAAGCTGACAGAAATAAATGCAGAACTGGAGAGATATGGCACTGGACCCCCTGAGGACTCTGTAGAAAGGCTGTACTTCCTGATTGAC AAAGTGACTGCGTTCACGCAGGATGCCATCAAGCTGAGCTGTGGGGAGGAGCTGAAAAGTGCCGTTCGCCTCAACATTTTCTCCACACTCAGAACAGAGTTTAGGAATTGGAAATTCCACCTTGATCACTCTGGTGAAAACT TTAACAGGAGGATTGAGAGAGAGGTGGCTGATTATGAGAAGAACTACCGTGGGAGGGAACTCCCAGGGTTTGTCAACTACAGGACCTTTGAGTTGATGGTGAAGGACCAGATCAAAAAACTTGAAGAACCCGCCATCAAGAAGCTGAAGGAAATTTcag ATGCTGTTAGGAAAGTTTTCCTACTGCTGGCTCAGAGTAGCTTCGTCGGATATCCTAACCTTCTTAAATTAGCTAAG ACAAAGATAGAGGCCATTAAGCGTGTTAATGAGAGTACCGCAGAATCCATGCTGAGGACCCAGTTCAAGATGGAGCTGATAGTGTACACACAGGACAGCACATACAGTCAAAGCCTGGATGACATtaaggaagagaaagaagacacAAACCATGTATTTAAGAGTTATTTGAGGAGCAGAGATAACCATGCCACTCTACAGGAGATGATGATGCACCTTAAGTCCTATTACTGT ATTGCCAGTCAGCGTCTGGCTGATCAGATTCCTCTGGTGATCCTCTACCTCCTGCTGCAGGAGTTTGCTGCCCAGCTGCAGAGGGAAATGCTTCAGATGATGCATGAGAAGGAGAACACTGAGCAGCTGCTGAAGGAGGACTTCGACATTGGCTCTAAAAGGGCGGGACTGCAGAGCAAACTGAAACGCCTTTTGAAGGCACGCAACTACCTTGTGgagttttaa